In one Candidatus Scalindua japonica genomic region, the following are encoded:
- a CDS encoding PEP-CTERM sorting domain-containing protein produces the protein MEIIKSYYNIKPKVVLCIVLISLFLIPLITYATTIYNIKDDWSDTNNPNGVWSLNRNGALLTARIAGGDSWGSPQQAWGSGQSFENIFKSNGTEQFTHDWQQDDIVTHTPNSTSQFHEIKWTSPEDGVFSISGAAWSTRALSRTNIWSLHSNGNLLTQGVLQFGPTSRANPFLFENGSNGSSVIQNLSLFKDDTIQLRIQNISGLGDYVGLNLQIEGGPAAVPEPATIALLGIGLTVLAGAEVRRRRKKKTINS, from the coding sequence ATGGAAATAATTAAGTCATATTATAATATTAAGCCTAAAGTCGTATTGTGCATAGTGCTTATATCGCTATTTTTAATCCCACTTATTACGTATGCGACCACAATATACAATATTAAGGATGACTGGAGTGACACAAATAACCCCAATGGCGTATGGTCATTAAATAGGAATGGAGCACTCTTAACCGCCAGGATTGCTGGAGGTGACAGTTGGGGTTCCCCACAGCAGGCGTGGGGATCAGGGCAAAGTTTCGAAAACATTTTTAAGAGTAATGGTACCGAACAGTTCACCCACGACTGGCAGCAGGACGACATAGTTACACACACACCCAATAGTACGTCACAGTTCCATGAAATAAAATGGACAAGTCCAGAAGATGGCGTATTTTCAATATCAGGAGCAGCTTGGTCAACACGTGCGTTAAGTAGAACGAATATATGGTCACTGCACAGCAACGGTAACCTCCTCACACAGGGTGTTCTCCAATTTGGCCCCACATCAAGAGCGAACCCGTTCTTATTTGAGAACGGAAGTAATGGGAGTTCCGTCATTCAAAACCTATCGTTATTTAAAGATGACACCATACAGTTGCGAATACAAAATATATCTGGCTTAGGAGATTATGTAGGTCTTAATCTGCAGATCGAAGGCGGGCCAGCAGCAGTTCCAGAACCCGCAACAATCGCCCTTCTCGGTATAGGTTTAACAGTACTTGCAGGAGCAGAAGTAAGACGCAGACGAAAAAAGAAAACAATTAATAGCTAG
- a CDS encoding DUF1566 domain-containing protein produces the protein MKKLLILVFAFLLCSPTSQATLIDNLDGTITDTNTDLMWLQDTRYAMTSGYDHDGNMDWYEAMEWAETLSFGGFNNWRLPSMDVNGDMVIVDGSSVSATELLDNEYAYMYYFNGITPFIPDVFTNFAPSGLRNYWSSTLSTTDLDNAHHFLFVNGGQSEMDKEYGGGYLWAVRDINSVPEPTIITLFCIGIVGLAGAEVRRRRKKKAVVKS, from the coding sequence ATGAAGAAGCTTCTCATCTTGGTTTTTGCATTTCTGCTTTGCAGTCCTACCTCACAGGCAACATTAATTGACAATCTTGATGGTACAATTACAGACACAAATACCGATCTAATGTGGCTTCAAGATACTAGGTATGCCATGACAAGTGGATATGATCATGATGGTAATATGGACTGGTATGAAGCAATGGAATGGGCAGAGACACTAAGCTTTGGAGGTTTTAACAACTGGAGGTTACCGTCCATGGATGTCAATGGTGACATGGTTATAGTGGATGGCTCCAGTGTAAGCGCAACAGAGCTCCTAGACAACGAATATGCCTATATGTACTACTTTAATGGCATTACCCCGTTTATCCCTGACGTCTTTACTAACTTCGCACCTTCTGGGTTACGGAATTACTGGTCTAGTACATTATCAACAACCGATCTAGATAATGCCCATCATTTTCTTTTTGTTAACGGCGGCCAGAGCGAAATGGACAAGGAATATGGGGGTGGCTATCTTTGGGCAGTGCGTGACATAAATTCTGTTCCAGAACCCACAATAATCACCCTCTTCTGCATCGGCATAGTGGGACTTGCAGGTGCGGAAGTAAGACGCAGACGGAAGAAGAAAGCAGTTGTTAAAAGCTAG
- a CDS encoding tyrosine-type recombinase/integrase → MSYQYKREPLTPDEANRLANACKTHDEKLIIWTLLDTGLRVAEFSNLQRDNIDWQGHRITIYGKGEPYGKKTKRRVIPLTQRTQTLLEGHFSLHETLGIGVRTMQRIVKRVANSAHISRDVTPHVLRHTFSVTAVQKGLSLPSLQRILGHDHLTTTEIYLNLSPEDVVREFNEKW, encoded by the coding sequence ATGTCATACCAATATAAACGGGAACCGTTAACACCAGATGAAGCCAACCGACTGGCTAATGCTTGCAAAACCCACGACGAAAAACTGATCATATGGACTTTGCTCGACACAGGATTAAGGGTTGCAGAATTTTCGAATCTTCAGAGAGACAACATTGATTGGCAGGGACACAGAATTACAATCTACGGAAAAGGTGAACCATACGGAAAGAAAACGAAACGGAGAGTCATTCCTCTAACTCAACGTACACAAACACTGCTTGAGGGACATTTCTCTTTACACGAAACGCTCGGTATAGGTGTCCGCACAATGCAGAGAATTGTGAAGAGAGTTGCAAACAGTGCCCATATATCAAGAGATGTAACACCCCATGTGTTACGTCATACCTTTTCTGTTACCGCTGTTCAGAAAGGTCTCTCGCTCCCCTCTTTACAGCGGATACTTGGACATGATCACTTAACAACCACAGAAATATATTTAAACTTAAGCCCCGAAGATGTTGTGAGAGAATTTAACGAGAAGTGGTAA